The sequence AAACGGCGATGGTTTTTGTGATGAAATATATAACATCTCATTAGGAAATGTAGATTACTTACCATTAGTATTTGATACTCAAGGTCCTATATTAAATATAGTTTCACCAGAAAATAAATCAATATTTAATGTAAACCGTTTTATGGTAAACATAACTGCTACAGATAGTAGTGGTGTAGATAGAATAGTATCTGAACTTTATGGTACTTGGAACAACACACTTGCAGAATACCCTACATATTATTATATATACTATACTGGCGTAGATGAGGGAAATCACTCTTTAATATTCTATGCTTTTGATAATTTAGGACATAGAACCGTTAAAAAACTATGGATTGTAATAGATACAACAGACCCTTATGTAGCAATAAACACCCCATTAAATGATACGGTGTACACTACGAATAACATATTAATTAACGCAACCGCTAATGATGCAAGGGGCATAAAAGAAGTAAAAGCTAACATAAACGGAACTAATTATACAATGAACATTAATGGTAGCTATTATACCTTAAATAAAACATTAACGGATAATAAATACAGTTTGAAAGTTTATGCTATGGATAATATAAATAATACAAATGTATCAAGTGAATATACATTTAAAGTTGATACAACTGCTCCAACTTTTACAGTGCATTCCCCAGAAAATAAATCAATATTTAATGTAAACCATTTTATGGTAAACATAACTGCTACAGATAGTAGTGGTGTAGATAAAATAGTATCTGAACTTTATGGTAATTGGAACATTACACTTGCAGAATACCCTACATTTTATTATACATCCTATAATCTATTAGATGAGGGAAATCACTCTTTAATATTCTATGCTTTTGATAATGCAGGAAATAGGGCGGTTAAAAAACTATGGATTGTAATAGATACAACAGACCCTTATGTAGCAATAAACACCCCATTAAATAATAATGTATATAATACAGATAATATATTAATTAACGCAACCGCTAATGATGCAAGGGGCATTAAAGAAGTAAAAGCTAACATAAACGGAACTAATTATACAATGAACATTAATGGTAGCTATTATACATTAAATAAAACATTAACGGATAATAAATACAGTTTGAAAGTTTATGCTATGGATAATATAAATAATACAAATGTATCAAGTGAATATACATTTACTGTAGATACAACTGCTCCAAAAATTATATCTATTAAACCAGTTAATAATTCGACAGTGGGTATTTCAACAAATGTTCAAGTTTTAGTTAATGAAAAATCAAAAATTAATATGTCATTAATAAAAGGAATTGATATATTAAAATATAATTTAACTGAAGATACAAATAATTCAAATTTGCATACAAAATTACTTACAAATTTGGATGCAGGTAATTATACATTAAAAATAACTGCAACTGATTTATACAATAATAGCTATACGAATGAATCTACTTTCACAGTAGATACGACTAAACCAGTTTTGGAAATAATAAATCCATCCAATAATTCAAAATATAATGAAACAGATATTACAATAAACATTACTGCGGATTCAAATGTTAGTTTAATCGCTAATATTGTA is a genomic window of Methanococcus voltae containing:
- a CDS encoding Ig-like domain-containing protein, translated to NGDGFCDEIYNISLGNVDYLPLVFDTQGPILNIVSPENKSIFNVNRFMVNITATDSSGVDRIVSELYGTWNNTLAEYPTYYYIYYTGVDEGNHSLIFYAFDNLGHRTVKKLWIVIDTTDPYVAINTPLNDTVYTTNNILINATANDARGIKEVKANINGTNYTMNINGSYYTLNKTLTDNKYSLKVYAMDNINNTNVSSEYTFKVDTTAPTFTVHSPENKSIFNVNHFMVNITATDSSGVDKIVSELYGNWNITLAEYPTFYYTSYNLLDEGNHSLIFYAFDNAGNRAVKKLWIVIDTTDPYVAINTPLNNNVYNTDNILINATANDARGIKEVKANINGTNYTMNINGSYYTLNKTLTDNKYSLKVYAMDNINNTNVSSEYTFTVDTTAPKIISIKPVNNSTVGISTNVQVLVNEKSKINMSLIKGIDILKYNLTEDTNNSNLHTKLLTNLDAGNYTLKITATDLYNNSYTNESTFTVDTTKPVLEIINPSNNSKYNETDITINITADSNVSLIANIVSTGVNKNVSLTKGTNSYVGTTGTLAEGTYNITAIATNDLGNKNGTKPNTFTVDTTKPTITNLKPVNNSTVNTGFTINATINDN